The genomic DNA TTCAATCTCATTAATTTGAATCGTCTTGCTCATATAATCAAATCACTTGATGAAAAGGAGATTGAGACTTTGGAAATTCTCCTTGATAATGATTCATTTGAGATCATCCAGCAGTCTTCAAAGGAATATTCTCAACAAAAAGGAATTCCTATTGATCAGTGGTGAAATGGAGCCCTATGGTATCTCGATGGCTCCTTCGGCATTGAAAAATTATAAGAAATTTCCAGAAAAGTTAAGGGAAAAGATTAAATCGGAAGCTCTTCACATTGCTCGTAATCCATATATCTATGAGGAACTGTCTGAACCTCTCAAAGGTATCAGATCATACCATTTCACATTTAATTCAACACAATATCGGATAGCATATCAGATTAATGAGTCTTCAAGGGAGATTGAGATTCTACTGGTAAAAACCAGAGAAAATTTTTATGACAAACTATTTCGAACATTCAGATAAAAATAAAAAACCACTCACCCCATTTACCATCTGCGTTGTCGGTCTTGGCTATATCGGAACTCCCCTGGCTTGAGCCTTTGCAGAGCACCTTCCGACCATGGGCTTTGACATCGACCGGAGGAAGACTGAGCTGCTCACGGCATCAGGCTCGAATAATCTGGCCACGACTGATCCGAAGGCAATCCGGGAGGCGGATATCATCATGATCTGTGTCCCGACGTCGGTGATGAAAGCGAAAGATCCGGATCTTGGCCCGGTCATGGGTGCTGCACGAACGGTGGGGCAGAACCTGAAAGAGGGAGCAATCGTTGTTATGGAGTCCACGGTCTATCCTGGTGTGACTGAAGAGGTCGTCGTGCCAATCCTTGAGCAGGAGTTCGGGAAGAA from Methanospirillum hungatei JF-1 includes the following:
- a CDS encoding type II toxin-antitoxin system RelE/ParE family toxin produces the protein MAPSALKNYKKFPEKLREKIKSEALHIARNPYIYEELSEPLKGIRSYHFTFNSTQYRIAYQINESSREIEILLVKTRENFYDKLFRTFR